The Dunckerocampus dactyliophorus isolate RoL2022-P2 chromosome 16, RoL_Ddac_1.1, whole genome shotgun sequence genome includes a window with the following:
- the robo4 gene encoding roundabout homolog 1 isoform X2 produces the protein MKVSAWLLCASWLYTWAEYSQRCKCQDLCPTELEDKRSKTRFKVHFGNALGHQHIHVRSRTHHRKGSRVCADDVAPRIVHHPSDVVVKSGKPATFSCRADGNPKPTIEWLHDGQPLEVTKGDGQLQPMFLSDDRLFFLSVGVGRRGQSHEGIYTCVARNSAGTAISHNASLHIATLQEAFTVQPNDVEVAEGEVAVLNCGPPVGHPEPNIIWRKDGLPVNITDFHYTEFNGKLIIDPAEKNHSGAYVCVASNTMGVRESRAARLTVLAKPVLVLKPENVSVRIGESAQFYCQAKGDPPPAVVWSREQGPLPNGRYLVNPDQTLQVHYLTLQDAGKYTCTAVNDVGVVSATAHLLVEASSTKQKDLHKELSALRVTLENVTIMAPGSNMSHVHWELQSLNTQPHYLDGFEVLYRSLLPASSDWVAKKVTVPSFQAQVGPLKRGYKYEFKVRPYGSHLYGRESNTQLLRVPETVPGAAPLAVSITVSHNHNNSIHLNWEPPPSESLNGIIQGYQVWCVESDEQQYQNWTVDRSRHSLDVYSLQPGKRYWITIAAVNGAGVGTLSDPHGFVINPQLGFTSETDSHRLDQSAFVALLQDPILIGSIGALLWCFLMIAAVCLLKRHSRMCIPGRHRAKSLHRLATEDLFINHRITAPDSPWISRGWTPALNQKYQDLWAQGHKHSGIRSASFPVPTNKDPSRLDPAAPVVTDSCSVYGTFYVDLMGNGLKTFNSPRRCPKMPHGLPQQQGAETIQIFTQSAPKTSPLTKRGVLPWKQPIRPQPKMGVLREKSHIKQELHAVSSVPIVTTGDQAGPASVCKQRFSHVPSEYNRGAGCPRLLHYSASLHLLDMWTPPPLLHLEEDPDTHSVTTDEGLKMGRGFSSMTMTQNIRPRSSRSTKMTVDLGSLQSVCGTPGYHAQPGATASNDSRPPYSHLSTSSYVASLDEEKGGTLTAQEATQYLELHPEPEESSALSGQRASRLHPLTTSMSYNAELVPSAQMDCNTSYQVPPIGLHHARLQSSPSSCYSEWDGSLWNTWSSITDGNFASARASLISSVDSCYTNDSSNFTRFVAAESVSGASLSDFSPPASPLSALYPSLRAEGNSIREMEALPAWDWSRNWMEEMEAEYSAARYPGRNANPFHT, from the exons GCTCCAGAGTTTGTGCTGATGATGTGGCCCCCCGCATCGTCCACCACCCCTCTGATGTGGTGGTGAAATCTGGGAAACCTGCCACCTTCTCCTGCCGGGCGGATGGCAACCCTAAGCCGACCATTGAGTGGCTGCACGATGGCCAGCCCCTGGAGGTCACAAAGGGAGATGGCCAGCTACAGCCCATGTTTTTGTCAGATGATAGGCTCTTCTTCCTGAGTGTGGGTGTGGGTAGGCGTGGCCAGTCCCATGAGGGCATCTACACCTGTGTGGCCAGGAACAGTGCAGGCACGGCCATCAGCCACAATGCATCACTGCACATTGCAA CACTACAAGAGGCGTTCACTGTACAGCCCAATGATGTCGAGGTGGCTGAGGGAGAAGTGGCTGTCTTAAACTGTGGACCACCTGTGGGACACCCAGAGCCTAATATAATTTGGAGGAAAGACGGCCTGCCAGTCAACATCACTGACTTCCACTACACG GAGTTCAATGGGAAGCTCATCATCGATCCTGCAGAGAAGAACCACTCTGGTGCCTATGTGTGTGTGGCCAGCAACACTATGGGGGTGCGAGAGAGCAGGGCAGCGCGGCTCACTGTGCTCG CAAAACCTGTTTTGGTGCTGAAGCCGGAGAACGTGTCAGTGAGAATCGGGGAGTCTGCCCAGTTCTACTGCCAAGCCAAAGGTGACCCTCCACCTGCTGTGGTCTGGAGCAGAGAGCAGGGACCACTGCCCAATGGCAG GTATCTTGTGAACCCAGACCAGACACTCCAGGTACATTATCTGACACTTCAAGATGCTGGCAAGTACACCTGCACTGCAGTCAATGATGTAGGTGTGGTCAGTGCTACCGCGCACCTACTCGTTGAAG cTTCCAGCACAAAACAGAAAGACCTCCACAAAGAACTGTCAGCCCTGCGTGTGACTCTAGAAAATGTCACCATCATGGCCCCGGGGTCCAACATGTCGCACGTACACTGGGAG cTCCAGTCCCTCAACACTCAACCTCATTACCTCGATGGCTTTGAGGTTCTCTATCGTTCTCTGTTACCCGCCAGCTCAGACTGGGTGGCAAAAAAAGTGACGGTGCCGAGTTTTCAAGCACAGGTTGGCCCATTAAAGAGAGGCTACAAGTATGAGTTTAAGGTTCGTCCATACGGCAGCCACTTGTATGGACGGGAGAGTAACACCCAGCTCCTCAGAGTCCCAGAGACAG TGCCCGGTGCCGCTCCGCTAGCTGTGTCTATAACTGTCAGTCATAATCACAATAACTCTATCCACCTGAACTGGGAGCCTCCTCCTTCGGAATCTCTCAATGGGATCATACAGGGTTACCAG GTGTGGTGTGTGGAGTCGGATGAGCAGCAGTACCAAAACTGGACCGTTGATCGCAGCCGGCACAGTCTTGATGTATATTCCTTGCAACCAGGGAAACGTTACTGGATTACTATTGCCGCAGTCAATGGTGCTGGAGTAGGAACGCTCAGTGACCCTCATGGATTTGTCATAA ACCCACAGCTAGGGTTTACCTCTGAGACAGACAGCCACAGACTGGATCAGTCTGCTTTTGTGGCCCTGCTTCAGGACCCAATATTGATTGGCAGCATTGGTGCCCTCTTGTGGTGCTTTTTGATGATTGCAGCTGTCTGCCTTCTAAAACGCCACAGCAGGATGTGCATACCAGGACGTCACCGGGCTAAAA gtTTGCATAGACTGGCCACTGAAGATCTCTTCATAAATCACAG GATAACAGCTCCAGACTCTCCTTGGATTTCTCGGGGTTGGACACCAGCGTTGAACCAGAAGTACCAAGACTTGTGGGCTCAAGGTCATAAACATTCAGGGATCAGGAGTGCAA GCTTTCCAGTGCCAACCAATAAGGACCCAAGCCGCTTGGACCCAGCTGCTCCAGTTGTGACTGACAGCTGCAGTGTGTACGGCACCTTTTATGTTGACCTGATGGGAAACGGGCTCAAGACCTTCAACAGTCCCAGGCGTTGCCCTAAAATGCCTCATGGTCTGCCCCAACAGCAAGGAGCTGAGACCATTCAGATATTCACTCAGTCTGCTCCTAAGACCTCACCCCTCACTAAACGGGGCGTGTTACCATGGAAACAGCCCATACGACCTCAGCCCAAGATGGGTGTGCTGAGGGAAAAGAGCCACATCAAGCAAG AGTTGCACGCAGTGAGCAGTGTCCCCATCGTAACAACCGGGGACCAGGCTGGTCCCGCTAGTGTCTGCAAACAGAGATTTAGTCACGTCCCATCAG AGTATAATCGAGGTGCGGGCTGTCCTCGGCTGCTGCATTACTCTGCATCCCTTCACCTATTGGACATGTGGACACCACCGCCACTGTTGCACCTGGAGGAAGACCCAGACACTCACAGTGTGACCACAGACGAAGG ACTGAAGATGGGTCGTGGATTTTCCAGCATGACCATGACCCAAAACATACGACCAAG ATCCAGTCGTTCCACAAAGATGACAGTTGACCTGGGCTCCCTTCAGTCAGTGTGTGGTACCCCAGGCTACCATGCACAGCCGGGGGCCACCGCCTCCAACGACAGCCGCCCCCCTTACAGCCACTTGTCCACTTCATCCTATGTTGCATCTCTGGATGAAGAAAAGGGTGGCACACTGACAGCACAGGAAGCCACCCAGTATCTGGAGCTTCACCCCGAACCTGAGGAATCAAG TGCCCTTTCTGGGCAACGTGCCTCCCGTCTCCATCCTCTGACCACCAGCATGAGCTACAATGCCGAGCTAGTCCCCTCTGCCCAGATGGACTGTAACACTTCCTATCAGGTGCCACCCATTGGGCTGCACCATGCCCGCCTTCAGAGCTCTCCTTCCTCCTGTTACAGCGAATGGGACGGCTCCCTGTGGAACACCTGGAGCTCGATCACAGACGGAAACTTTGCGAGCGCCCGTGCCAGCCTCATCAGCTCAGTGGACAGCTGCTACACTAATGACAGTAGTAACTTTACCCGCTTTGTGGCGGCGGAGTCTGTTAGTGGAGCCTCTTTGTCAG ATTTCTCTCCGCCCGCATCCCCTCTCAGCGCCCTGTACCCGTCATTGCGTGCCGAGGGCAACTCGATCAGGGAGATGGAGGCTCTTCCTGCGTGGGACTGGAGCAGGAACTGGATGGAGGAAATGGAGGCTGAGTACAGTGCAGCCCGCTATCCTGGCAGGAATGCAAACCCTTTTCACACTTAG
- the robo4 gene encoding roundabout homolog 1 isoform X1 encodes MKVSAWLLCASWLYTWAEYSQRCKCQDLCPTELEDKRSKTRFKVHFGNALGHQHIHVRSRTHHRKGSRVCADDVAPRIVHHPSDVVVKSGKPATFSCRADGNPKPTIEWLHDGQPLEVTKGDGQLQPMFLSDDRLFFLSVGVGRRGQSHEGIYTCVARNSAGTAISHNASLHIATLQEAFTVQPNDVEVAEGEVAVLNCGPPVGHPEPNIIWRKDGLPVNITDFHYTEFNGKLIIDPAEKNHSGAYVCVASNTMGVRESRAARLTVLAKPVLVLKPENVSVRIGESAQFYCQAKGDPPPAVVWSREQGPLPNGRYLVNPDQTLQVHYLTLQDAGKYTCTAVNDVGVVSATAHLLVEASSTKQKDLHKELSALRVTLENVTIMAPGSNMSHVHWELQSLNTQPHYLDGFEVLYRSLLPASSDWVAKKVTVPSFQAQVGPLKRGYKYEFKVRPYGSHLYGRESNTQLLRVPETVPGAAPLAVSITVSHNHNNSIHLNWEPPPSESLNGIIQGYQVWCVESDEQQYQNWTVDRSRHSLDVYSLQPGKRYWITIAAVNGAGVGTLSDPHGFVINPQLGFTSETDSHRLDQSAFVALLQDPILIGSIGALLWCFLMIAAVCLLKRHSRMCIPGRHRAKSLHRLATEDLFINHRITAPDSPWISRGWTPALNQKYQDLWAQGHKHSGIRSASFPVPTNKDPSRLDPAAPVVTDSCSVYGTFYVDLMGNGLKTFNSPRRCPKMPHGLPQQQGAETIQIFTQSAPKTSPLTKRGVLPWKQPIRPQPKMGVLREKSHIKQELHAVSSVPIVTTGDQAGPASVCKQRFSHVPSEYNRGAGCPRLLHYSASLHLLDMWTPPPLLHLEEDPDTHSVTTDEGATSSCLLKRLKMGRGFSSMTMTQNIRPRSSRSTKMTVDLGSLQSVCGTPGYHAQPGATASNDSRPPYSHLSTSSYVASLDEEKGGTLTAQEATQYLELHPEPEESSALSGQRASRLHPLTTSMSYNAELVPSAQMDCNTSYQVPPIGLHHARLQSSPSSCYSEWDGSLWNTWSSITDGNFASARASLISSVDSCYTNDSSNFTRFVAAESVSGASLSDFSPPASPLSALYPSLRAEGNSIREMEALPAWDWSRNWMEEMEAEYSAARYPGRNANPFHT; translated from the exons GCTCCAGAGTTTGTGCTGATGATGTGGCCCCCCGCATCGTCCACCACCCCTCTGATGTGGTGGTGAAATCTGGGAAACCTGCCACCTTCTCCTGCCGGGCGGATGGCAACCCTAAGCCGACCATTGAGTGGCTGCACGATGGCCAGCCCCTGGAGGTCACAAAGGGAGATGGCCAGCTACAGCCCATGTTTTTGTCAGATGATAGGCTCTTCTTCCTGAGTGTGGGTGTGGGTAGGCGTGGCCAGTCCCATGAGGGCATCTACACCTGTGTGGCCAGGAACAGTGCAGGCACGGCCATCAGCCACAATGCATCACTGCACATTGCAA CACTACAAGAGGCGTTCACTGTACAGCCCAATGATGTCGAGGTGGCTGAGGGAGAAGTGGCTGTCTTAAACTGTGGACCACCTGTGGGACACCCAGAGCCTAATATAATTTGGAGGAAAGACGGCCTGCCAGTCAACATCACTGACTTCCACTACACG GAGTTCAATGGGAAGCTCATCATCGATCCTGCAGAGAAGAACCACTCTGGTGCCTATGTGTGTGTGGCCAGCAACACTATGGGGGTGCGAGAGAGCAGGGCAGCGCGGCTCACTGTGCTCG CAAAACCTGTTTTGGTGCTGAAGCCGGAGAACGTGTCAGTGAGAATCGGGGAGTCTGCCCAGTTCTACTGCCAAGCCAAAGGTGACCCTCCACCTGCTGTGGTCTGGAGCAGAGAGCAGGGACCACTGCCCAATGGCAG GTATCTTGTGAACCCAGACCAGACACTCCAGGTACATTATCTGACACTTCAAGATGCTGGCAAGTACACCTGCACTGCAGTCAATGATGTAGGTGTGGTCAGTGCTACCGCGCACCTACTCGTTGAAG cTTCCAGCACAAAACAGAAAGACCTCCACAAAGAACTGTCAGCCCTGCGTGTGACTCTAGAAAATGTCACCATCATGGCCCCGGGGTCCAACATGTCGCACGTACACTGGGAG cTCCAGTCCCTCAACACTCAACCTCATTACCTCGATGGCTTTGAGGTTCTCTATCGTTCTCTGTTACCCGCCAGCTCAGACTGGGTGGCAAAAAAAGTGACGGTGCCGAGTTTTCAAGCACAGGTTGGCCCATTAAAGAGAGGCTACAAGTATGAGTTTAAGGTTCGTCCATACGGCAGCCACTTGTATGGACGGGAGAGTAACACCCAGCTCCTCAGAGTCCCAGAGACAG TGCCCGGTGCCGCTCCGCTAGCTGTGTCTATAACTGTCAGTCATAATCACAATAACTCTATCCACCTGAACTGGGAGCCTCCTCCTTCGGAATCTCTCAATGGGATCATACAGGGTTACCAG GTGTGGTGTGTGGAGTCGGATGAGCAGCAGTACCAAAACTGGACCGTTGATCGCAGCCGGCACAGTCTTGATGTATATTCCTTGCAACCAGGGAAACGTTACTGGATTACTATTGCCGCAGTCAATGGTGCTGGAGTAGGAACGCTCAGTGACCCTCATGGATTTGTCATAA ACCCACAGCTAGGGTTTACCTCTGAGACAGACAGCCACAGACTGGATCAGTCTGCTTTTGTGGCCCTGCTTCAGGACCCAATATTGATTGGCAGCATTGGTGCCCTCTTGTGGTGCTTTTTGATGATTGCAGCTGTCTGCCTTCTAAAACGCCACAGCAGGATGTGCATACCAGGACGTCACCGGGCTAAAA gtTTGCATAGACTGGCCACTGAAGATCTCTTCATAAATCACAG GATAACAGCTCCAGACTCTCCTTGGATTTCTCGGGGTTGGACACCAGCGTTGAACCAGAAGTACCAAGACTTGTGGGCTCAAGGTCATAAACATTCAGGGATCAGGAGTGCAA GCTTTCCAGTGCCAACCAATAAGGACCCAAGCCGCTTGGACCCAGCTGCTCCAGTTGTGACTGACAGCTGCAGTGTGTACGGCACCTTTTATGTTGACCTGATGGGAAACGGGCTCAAGACCTTCAACAGTCCCAGGCGTTGCCCTAAAATGCCTCATGGTCTGCCCCAACAGCAAGGAGCTGAGACCATTCAGATATTCACTCAGTCTGCTCCTAAGACCTCACCCCTCACTAAACGGGGCGTGTTACCATGGAAACAGCCCATACGACCTCAGCCCAAGATGGGTGTGCTGAGGGAAAAGAGCCACATCAAGCAAG AGTTGCACGCAGTGAGCAGTGTCCCCATCGTAACAACCGGGGACCAGGCTGGTCCCGCTAGTGTCTGCAAACAGAGATTTAGTCACGTCCCATCAG AGTATAATCGAGGTGCGGGCTGTCCTCGGCTGCTGCATTACTCTGCATCCCTTCACCTATTGGACATGTGGACACCACCGCCACTGTTGCACCTGGAGGAAGACCCAGACACTCACAGTGTGACCACAGACGAAGG AGCGACGTCTTCCTGTCTCCTTAAAAGACTGAAGATGGGTCGTGGATTTTCCAGCATGACCATGACCCAAAACATACGACCAAG ATCCAGTCGTTCCACAAAGATGACAGTTGACCTGGGCTCCCTTCAGTCAGTGTGTGGTACCCCAGGCTACCATGCACAGCCGGGGGCCACCGCCTCCAACGACAGCCGCCCCCCTTACAGCCACTTGTCCACTTCATCCTATGTTGCATCTCTGGATGAAGAAAAGGGTGGCACACTGACAGCACAGGAAGCCACCCAGTATCTGGAGCTTCACCCCGAACCTGAGGAATCAAG TGCCCTTTCTGGGCAACGTGCCTCCCGTCTCCATCCTCTGACCACCAGCATGAGCTACAATGCCGAGCTAGTCCCCTCTGCCCAGATGGACTGTAACACTTCCTATCAGGTGCCACCCATTGGGCTGCACCATGCCCGCCTTCAGAGCTCTCCTTCCTCCTGTTACAGCGAATGGGACGGCTCCCTGTGGAACACCTGGAGCTCGATCACAGACGGAAACTTTGCGAGCGCCCGTGCCAGCCTCATCAGCTCAGTGGACAGCTGCTACACTAATGACAGTAGTAACTTTACCCGCTTTGTGGCGGCGGAGTCTGTTAGTGGAGCCTCTTTGTCAG ATTTCTCTCCGCCCGCATCCCCTCTCAGCGCCCTGTACCCGTCATTGCGTGCCGAGGGCAACTCGATCAGGGAGATGGAGGCTCTTCCTGCGTGGGACTGGAGCAGGAACTGGATGGAGGAAATGGAGGCTGAGTACAGTGCAGCCCGCTATCCTGGCAGGAATGCAAACCCTTTTCACACTTAG
- the robo4 gene encoding roundabout homolog 1 isoform X3: MKVSAWLLCASWLYTWAEYSQRCKCQDLCPTELEDKRSKTRFKVHFGNALGHQHIHVRSRTHHRKGSRVCADDVAPRIVHHPSDVVVKSGKPATFSCRADGNPKPTIEWLHDGQPLEVTKGDGQLQPMFLSDDRLFFLSVGVGRRGQSHEGIYTCVARNSAGTAISHNASLHIATLQEAFTVQPNDVEVAEGEVAVLNCGPPVGHPEPNIIWRKDGLPVNITDFHYTEFNGKLIIDPAEKNHSGAYVCVASNTMGVRESRAARLTVLAKPVLVLKPENVSVRIGESAQFYCQAKGDPPPAVVWSREQGPLPNGRYLVNPDQTLQVHYLTLQDAGKYTCTAVNDVGVVSATAHLLVEASSTKQKDLHKELSALRVTLENVTIMAPGSNMSHVHWELQSLNTQPHYLDGFEVLYRSLLPASSDWVAKKVTVPSFQAQVGPLKRGYKYEFKVRPYGSHLYGRESNTQLLRVPETVPGAAPLAVSITVSHNHNNSIHLNWEPPPSESLNGIIQGYQVWCVESDEQQYQNWTVDRSRHSLDVYSLQPGKRYWITIAAVNGAGVGTLSDPHGFVINPQLGFTSETDSHRLDQSAFVALLQDPILIGSIGALLWCFLMIAAVCLLKRHSRMCIPGRHRAKSLHRLATEDLFINHRITAPDSPWISRGWTPALNQKYQDLWAQGHKHSGIRSASFPVPTNKDPSRLDPAAPVVTDSCSVYGTFYVDLMGNGLKTFNSPRRCPKMPHGLPQQQGAETIQIFTQSAPKTSPLTKRGVLPWKQPIRPQPKMGVLREKSHIKQELHAVSSVPIVTTGDQAGPASVCKQRFSHVPSEYNRGAGCPRLLHYSASLHLLDMWTPPPLLHLEEDPDTHSVTTDEGSSRSTKMTVDLGSLQSVCGTPGYHAQPGATASNDSRPPYSHLSTSSYVASLDEEKGGTLTAQEATQYLELHPEPEESSALSGQRASRLHPLTTSMSYNAELVPSAQMDCNTSYQVPPIGLHHARLQSSPSSCYSEWDGSLWNTWSSITDGNFASARASLISSVDSCYTNDSSNFTRFVAAESVSGASLSDFSPPASPLSALYPSLRAEGNSIREMEALPAWDWSRNWMEEMEAEYSAARYPGRNANPFHT, encoded by the exons GCTCCAGAGTTTGTGCTGATGATGTGGCCCCCCGCATCGTCCACCACCCCTCTGATGTGGTGGTGAAATCTGGGAAACCTGCCACCTTCTCCTGCCGGGCGGATGGCAACCCTAAGCCGACCATTGAGTGGCTGCACGATGGCCAGCCCCTGGAGGTCACAAAGGGAGATGGCCAGCTACAGCCCATGTTTTTGTCAGATGATAGGCTCTTCTTCCTGAGTGTGGGTGTGGGTAGGCGTGGCCAGTCCCATGAGGGCATCTACACCTGTGTGGCCAGGAACAGTGCAGGCACGGCCATCAGCCACAATGCATCACTGCACATTGCAA CACTACAAGAGGCGTTCACTGTACAGCCCAATGATGTCGAGGTGGCTGAGGGAGAAGTGGCTGTCTTAAACTGTGGACCACCTGTGGGACACCCAGAGCCTAATATAATTTGGAGGAAAGACGGCCTGCCAGTCAACATCACTGACTTCCACTACACG GAGTTCAATGGGAAGCTCATCATCGATCCTGCAGAGAAGAACCACTCTGGTGCCTATGTGTGTGTGGCCAGCAACACTATGGGGGTGCGAGAGAGCAGGGCAGCGCGGCTCACTGTGCTCG CAAAACCTGTTTTGGTGCTGAAGCCGGAGAACGTGTCAGTGAGAATCGGGGAGTCTGCCCAGTTCTACTGCCAAGCCAAAGGTGACCCTCCACCTGCTGTGGTCTGGAGCAGAGAGCAGGGACCACTGCCCAATGGCAG GTATCTTGTGAACCCAGACCAGACACTCCAGGTACATTATCTGACACTTCAAGATGCTGGCAAGTACACCTGCACTGCAGTCAATGATGTAGGTGTGGTCAGTGCTACCGCGCACCTACTCGTTGAAG cTTCCAGCACAAAACAGAAAGACCTCCACAAAGAACTGTCAGCCCTGCGTGTGACTCTAGAAAATGTCACCATCATGGCCCCGGGGTCCAACATGTCGCACGTACACTGGGAG cTCCAGTCCCTCAACACTCAACCTCATTACCTCGATGGCTTTGAGGTTCTCTATCGTTCTCTGTTACCCGCCAGCTCAGACTGGGTGGCAAAAAAAGTGACGGTGCCGAGTTTTCAAGCACAGGTTGGCCCATTAAAGAGAGGCTACAAGTATGAGTTTAAGGTTCGTCCATACGGCAGCCACTTGTATGGACGGGAGAGTAACACCCAGCTCCTCAGAGTCCCAGAGACAG TGCCCGGTGCCGCTCCGCTAGCTGTGTCTATAACTGTCAGTCATAATCACAATAACTCTATCCACCTGAACTGGGAGCCTCCTCCTTCGGAATCTCTCAATGGGATCATACAGGGTTACCAG GTGTGGTGTGTGGAGTCGGATGAGCAGCAGTACCAAAACTGGACCGTTGATCGCAGCCGGCACAGTCTTGATGTATATTCCTTGCAACCAGGGAAACGTTACTGGATTACTATTGCCGCAGTCAATGGTGCTGGAGTAGGAACGCTCAGTGACCCTCATGGATTTGTCATAA ACCCACAGCTAGGGTTTACCTCTGAGACAGACAGCCACAGACTGGATCAGTCTGCTTTTGTGGCCCTGCTTCAGGACCCAATATTGATTGGCAGCATTGGTGCCCTCTTGTGGTGCTTTTTGATGATTGCAGCTGTCTGCCTTCTAAAACGCCACAGCAGGATGTGCATACCAGGACGTCACCGGGCTAAAA gtTTGCATAGACTGGCCACTGAAGATCTCTTCATAAATCACAG GATAACAGCTCCAGACTCTCCTTGGATTTCTCGGGGTTGGACACCAGCGTTGAACCAGAAGTACCAAGACTTGTGGGCTCAAGGTCATAAACATTCAGGGATCAGGAGTGCAA GCTTTCCAGTGCCAACCAATAAGGACCCAAGCCGCTTGGACCCAGCTGCTCCAGTTGTGACTGACAGCTGCAGTGTGTACGGCACCTTTTATGTTGACCTGATGGGAAACGGGCTCAAGACCTTCAACAGTCCCAGGCGTTGCCCTAAAATGCCTCATGGTCTGCCCCAACAGCAAGGAGCTGAGACCATTCAGATATTCACTCAGTCTGCTCCTAAGACCTCACCCCTCACTAAACGGGGCGTGTTACCATGGAAACAGCCCATACGACCTCAGCCCAAGATGGGTGTGCTGAGGGAAAAGAGCCACATCAAGCAAG AGTTGCACGCAGTGAGCAGTGTCCCCATCGTAACAACCGGGGACCAGGCTGGTCCCGCTAGTGTCTGCAAACAGAGATTTAGTCACGTCCCATCAG AGTATAATCGAGGTGCGGGCTGTCCTCGGCTGCTGCATTACTCTGCATCCCTTCACCTATTGGACATGTGGACACCACCGCCACTGTTGCACCTGGAGGAAGACCCAGACACTCACAGTGTGACCACAGACGAAGG ATCCAGTCGTTCCACAAAGATGACAGTTGACCTGGGCTCCCTTCAGTCAGTGTGTGGTACCCCAGGCTACCATGCACAGCCGGGGGCCACCGCCTCCAACGACAGCCGCCCCCCTTACAGCCACTTGTCCACTTCATCCTATGTTGCATCTCTGGATGAAGAAAAGGGTGGCACACTGACAGCACAGGAAGCCACCCAGTATCTGGAGCTTCACCCCGAACCTGAGGAATCAAG TGCCCTTTCTGGGCAACGTGCCTCCCGTCTCCATCCTCTGACCACCAGCATGAGCTACAATGCCGAGCTAGTCCCCTCTGCCCAGATGGACTGTAACACTTCCTATCAGGTGCCACCCATTGGGCTGCACCATGCCCGCCTTCAGAGCTCTCCTTCCTCCTGTTACAGCGAATGGGACGGCTCCCTGTGGAACACCTGGAGCTCGATCACAGACGGAAACTTTGCGAGCGCCCGTGCCAGCCTCATCAGCTCAGTGGACAGCTGCTACACTAATGACAGTAGTAACTTTACCCGCTTTGTGGCGGCGGAGTCTGTTAGTGGAGCCTCTTTGTCAG ATTTCTCTCCGCCCGCATCCCCTCTCAGCGCCCTGTACCCGTCATTGCGTGCCGAGGGCAACTCGATCAGGGAGATGGAGGCTCTTCCTGCGTGGGACTGGAGCAGGAACTGGATGGAGGAAATGGAGGCTGAGTACAGTGCAGCCCGCTATCCTGGCAGGAATGCAAACCCTTTTCACACTTAG